DNA from Nocardioides yefusunii:
GCAGGTTCGCTGGTGCTGCTCAACGAGATCGTGCCGATCTCGATCTGGGCGATGAACTTCGCGATGATGTTCGCCCTCGCGCTCGGCATCGACTACGCCCTGTTCATGGTGATGCGCTACCGCGCAGCCCGCTGGGGCGCCGGACACTCGAAGCAGCAGTCGGTTGCCGAGATGATGGACACCGCCGGCAAGGCGGTGCTGCTCTCCGGCGTCACCGTGCTGGTCTCGCTCTCGGCAGTGATGCTGGTTCCGTCGCCGTCGTTCCGTTCCATGGCCGGCGGCATCATGATCGCGGTGGTGTTCATCCTCGTCGCGACCCTCACGCTGCTGCCGTTGGTGGTGTTCGGCCTCGACCACCGCATCAACAAGGTGGCCCTGCCGTGGTCGCGTCCCGGCGCCGTCGAATCGCCGCGGTTCCGCGCCTGGGGTGAACACCTCTGGCGACGTCCCGTCGTCTGGGGCCTGGGGGCGCTGGTGCTGCTTCTCGTCCTCGCCGCTCCCGTGCTGGGGCTGAAGACCGCGATGCCGTCGATCAAGGTGCTGCCTGAGGACGCCTCAGCCCGCATCGGCTACGACATCGTCAAGGAGCAGTTCGGTGACGGCGCTCCCGGCACCTTGCTCGTCGTCGCGGACGCCACCGACGCCGACGCCACCGCCGCTGGCCTCACCGCTGACCCGGGCGTCCTGGCTGCCATGCCCGCGATGCCGGCCGCCGACGGATCCGACGTGGTGCTGATCCAGGCCGTCCCCACGGTCGACCCGTCCGACCCTGCCCTCAGCGCGACCGTCGACCGGTTGCGTGCCGACCTCCCCGGCTCCGCCCTCGTCGGCGGCGCCGCTGTGGAGAACCTCGACCTCAAGACCCAGCTGGACGACTCCACGCCACTGGTGATCGCAGTGGTGCTCGTCCTCGGCTTCGTGCTCCTGCTGGTTGCCCTGCAGGCACCACTGATCTCGTTGCTGGGCACCCTGGCCAGCCTGCTCTCGACGGCTGCCGCGTTCGGTGTCGCGAAGTTGGTCTTCCAGGACGGTCATCTGGCCGGTTTCTTCGGCTTCGAGTCCCAAGGATTCCTGGACGCGTGGGCTCCGGTCTTCTTCTTCGCGATGATCTTCGCGATCGCGATGGACTACACCGTGTTTCTGTTGGCCTCCGCGAAGGAGCACTACGAGCGGACCGGTGACCCGCAGCAGGCCATGGTGGGCGCGCTCGCGTCGTCGGGTCGGGTGATCTTCGCGGCCGGCGCAGTGATGGTGGCGGTCTTCTTCACCTTCGCCATCTCCGGCCCGATTCCGCCCAAGGAGATGGGCATCGTGCTCGGTGTGGCGGTCCTGCTCGACGCGTTCCTGGTGCGCCTGGTGCTGCTGCCGGTCGCGTTGCGTCTGACCGGTCGGGCCGCCTGGTGGACCCCGGCGTGGCTCACGCGCATCCTGCCCGCCATCACCTTCTCGCACTGATGAAAGAGGACGTCATGAATCTGGATCGAGCCGTGATGGCGATGGCCGGCACCGTGGTGCTGGTGAGCGTGCTGCTGGTCGCGCTCGTCTCGACGTGGTGGCTGCTGCTCACCGCGTTCGTCGGACTCAACCTGCTGCAGGCGTCGTTCACCGGGTTCTGCCCGGCCGCGATCGTGTTCCGCACGCTCGGCGTGAGCGAGGGGTGCGCCTTCCGCTGACGTCACCAGCGGTTGTGGACGTCCTCGGCCCACCCGACGAGGTCACGCACCTGGCGCCACTCACGGGTTCCGTCGGGCAGTGCGAAGCGGGCACGGCCGCACCAGTGGCCGAAGACCTGGACGGTGTCGTTGCCCAGGACCTTGAGGTCGAGGTGGGACTCCTTGACGTGGAACGGCATCAGGGTGAGGTCGAGGTCGTCACCGGTGACGCGCCAGGGCGCGCGCGGGTCAGCGAGGTCGTAGCGCCAGTCGAGCTCCTGGCTGATCTTGGTCAGGCGACCGTCGAGGTAGAGCGAGTTCTCGACGCTGCCGGTGCCCTCGGTCCACTTCCCGCCCACTTGGATGCCGACCGTGTGGCCGTCGACGGTTCCGGAGCCTGCGCCCCAGTTCCAGGTGATGTCGTGGGGCCAGCGGCCGCGCCCGTGGTCGAGGGTCGCCCACGACTCCCCCGGCACGACGTCGTGGATGGTTCCGTCGACGGCGATGGTGCCGGTGGCGGGTCGGCAGACGTCCTTGACGGTGTACTGGAAGAGCCGCTCTGTCCACGGCACGACGACGGCGAGCGACTCGTGGCGCTGGCCACCGGGATGCTGGCCGTCGTCGAACACGGGGCGGTGAGCCAGGACGTCGACAGTGACGCGGTCGGTGCGGACCCGGATCCGGGTGGCTTCACGACCGTCGTCGTCGAAGGTCTCGGTGACGTCGGCGTCCAGGTGACGGGTCCGCAGGGCGGCGCCGCCGCGACCGAGCGTCCCGGGCAGGCTCACGCCGAGGCCGAACGGCGTGGTCGCCTCACGCAGGATCGTCTCGCCGGCGGCGCGATCGAGGACCCAGAGGCTGTTGACGCCGGCGTAGTCGAGGTGCGAGATCACCAACGCCACGACGTGCGTGGGCGTGGTGACGGCCCAGTACTCCCACCGCTTGGTGCGGCCCTTGCCGACGAGGCCTCGGCCGATTCCCGACGTGTCAATGAGCGGCTGACGTGCCCAGCCCACGGCATCGGGGTTGAGCCGGCCGTCGGGCCGGGTCAGGGAAAGGCGGGTGGTGAGTTCACGTTCGATCATGGTGAGTGCCTTCGGTGAAATGATGTAGTCAACAACCACGTCGGTCGAGAGGTGCCATCTGCCCGCAGTCCGTCAGCGACCCAGGGTAGGCGCGGTACGAGACGTTGTCGCTCTGTTGCCGCGTGCTCCCAATCGGATTCAGAAGAGCCCCGCTGACCAGTCCGGCGCCGGTAGGCCGTGACATTCTCCCGGCTTCAACATCCCACACGCGCAGGAGGGTTCACCTCCCACTGCACGCGGCATCAGCAACCGTTGTATTTCGGCCTCGCACAACGCAGGCACCATAGAACCCGAGGCTCGAACGAGCCCGGCTCAACCAACTGGGGCCAAGCCTCGACTGTTGTCCCGAGAGACTGGGAGATGCCTCGCAGACGACCGCCAGCCAGGCACGCGGCCAACTCAAATGTCGGTGCTTCCCCGTACGATTCGAGCATGAGCATCACCGCGGAGACGGCCACCGAAGCACCCCGAGCACTTGAGTTCTTTGCAGGTATCGGCCTGGCACGCATGGGTCTTGAGAAGGCAGGGTTCGAGGTCGCGTGGGCCAACGACTACGAGCCTAGCAAGATGGCCATGTACGACGCTCAGTTCGGTGTCTCACATCACAAATACGCACTGGGCGACGTATCCGCAGTCAAAGCCGAGGACCTTCCCAAAGGGACGTCTCTCGCCTGGGCATCGTCCCCATGCACCGACCTCTCCCTGGCTGGCGGGCGGGCCGGCCTCAACGGACAGCAGTCGGGGACTTTCTGGCACTTCGTGCGACTCCTCAAGGAACTCGGGGAACAGCGTCCGCCCGTAGCCGTTCTCGAAAACGTCGTCGGACTCGCAACCTCCCACAACGGCGAAGATTTGAGGGCCGCAGTGAGGGCCTTCAACGAACTCGGCTATTCCGTGGATGTACTAGCAATTAATGCCCGACATTTCCTGCCCCAATCCCGGCCTCGCA
Protein-coding regions in this window:
- a CDS encoding MMPL family transporter, with amino-acid sequence MSLSTTDPDAGRTHGPLGRLGVFVTEHRRLVALLWVAVVVALGVFAPQVEKNLSGAGWQADGSESVAARELAREHFDGNTSSAIQVVVHSVAAPLTSGDGPRVLADVKALLEDESRISTVIDPVPGATLSQDGHTAVLIAGAGVDTNEMVRVATDVKEELADLGTASVSVNPTGASLLWSDFNDANLSAMLKSEMMSWPITLGILVLAFGALVAAGLPLILTIAGLVASAGSLVLLNEIVPISIWAMNFAMMFALALGIDYALFMVMRYRAARWGAGHSKQQSVAEMMDTAGKAVLLSGVTVLVSLSAVMLVPSPSFRSMAGGIMIAVVFILVATLTLLPLVVFGLDHRINKVALPWSRPGAVESPRFRAWGEHLWRRPVVWGLGALVLLLVLAAPVLGLKTAMPSIKVLPEDASARIGYDIVKEQFGDGAPGTLLVVADATDADATAAGLTADPGVLAAMPAMPAADGSDVVLIQAVPTVDPSDPALSATVDRLRADLPGSALVGGAAVENLDLKTQLDDSTPLVIAVVLVLGFVLLLVALQAPLISLLGTLASLLSTAAAFGVAKLVFQDGHLAGFFGFESQGFLDAWAPVFFFAMIFAIAMDYTVFLLASAKEHYERTGDPQQAMVGALASSGRVIFAAGAVMVAVFFTFAISGPIPPKEMGIVLGVAVLLDAFLVRLVLLPVALRLTGRAAWWTPAWLTRILPAITFSH
- a CDS encoding YgaP family membrane protein encodes the protein MKEDVMNLDRAVMAMAGTVVLVSVLLVALVSTWWLLLTAFVGLNLLQASFTGFCPAAIVFRTLGVSEGCAFR
- a CDS encoding DUF2804 domain-containing protein translates to MIERELTTRLSLTRPDGRLNPDAVGWARQPLIDTSGIGRGLVGKGRTKRWEYWAVTTPTHVVALVISHLDYAGVNSLWVLDRAAGETILREATTPFGLGVSLPGTLGRGGAALRTRHLDADVTETFDDDGREATRIRVRTDRVTVDVLAHRPVFDDGQHPGGQRHESLAVVVPWTERLFQYTVKDVCRPATGTIAVDGTIHDVVPGESWATLDHGRGRWPHDITWNWGAGSGTVDGHTVGIQVGGKWTEGTGSVENSLYLDGRLTKISQELDWRYDLADPRAPWRVTGDDLDLTLMPFHVKESHLDLKVLGNDTVQVFGHWCGRARFALPDGTREWRQVRDLVGWAEDVHNRW